Proteins from a single region of Sphaerochaeta globosa str. Buddy:
- a CDS encoding alpha-glucosidase: MKIVLVGAGSIQFGLGTLGDIFTSTTLKGSEITLLDINANALDVVLQTTKDFIQAHKLVYTVNATTDRRKAFQGADFIISSIEVGNRFQMWDEDWKIPLQYGVHQVYGENGGPGGVFHSLRIGRVILDIVKDAMEICPNAWIFNYSNPMTAICTTVKRMYPEAKFVGMCHEIGWLGRWLPRMLNRDLKDLHYRAAGLNHFSCMLSLTDRKTGKDLYPEVLEKAEAFFEREPGYSDLYDAYRKTGTLDAAEKFEKEAVSQKSAYEWADRRLVQFMLKNYHLLPITTDSHFGEYLSWAWDIVDHRGILDFYDVYKVMLSQEVPHEIRLETSERVIPIIDGILGDANYEEAAVNIQNNGLIADLPSWLVVEVPAMINKTGVNGIKMDGMPKGFLALLRSYAGVYDLTAEAIIHRKKEYAIQALLANPVVNQASSLEALLDRMISKQEKWLGYLQ; encoded by the coding sequence AGTGAAATAACCTTGCTCGACATCAATGCAAACGCATTGGACGTAGTGCTGCAAACAACAAAGGATTTTATCCAGGCACACAAACTTGTGTATACGGTGAATGCCACCACCGACCGCAGAAAGGCTTTCCAAGGGGCCGATTTCATCATCAGCTCAATTGAAGTCGGAAACAGATTCCAGATGTGGGACGAGGACTGGAAAATACCCCTGCAGTACGGGGTGCATCAGGTGTACGGGGAGAATGGCGGACCGGGCGGCGTTTTCCATTCCCTTCGCATAGGCAGGGTGATTCTTGACATTGTCAAGGATGCCATGGAAATCTGCCCCAACGCATGGATTTTCAATTACTCCAATCCGATGACCGCCATATGCACAACGGTCAAGCGGATGTATCCCGAGGCAAAATTCGTAGGAATGTGCCACGAAATCGGCTGGTTGGGACGTTGGCTGCCCCGCATGCTCAATAGGGATCTAAAGGACCTGCACTATAGAGCCGCAGGCTTGAACCATTTCAGTTGCATGCTCTCCCTCACCGACCGAAAAACCGGCAAGGACCTGTATCCGGAAGTGTTAGAGAAAGCTGAAGCTTTCTTCGAACGTGAACCTGGATATAGTGACTTGTACGATGCATACCGGAAAACCGGCACGCTCGATGCGGCTGAGAAATTCGAGAAGGAAGCAGTAAGCCAGAAGAGTGCCTATGAATGGGCGGATCGTCGCTTGGTGCAGTTCATGCTTAAGAACTACCATTTGCTGCCCATCACAACCGATAGTCATTTCGGTGAGTATCTGAGCTGGGCTTGGGATATAGTCGACCATAGGGGCATCCTCGATTTCTACGATGTCTACAAAGTCATGCTGTCCCAGGAAGTCCCCCACGAAATCCGTTTGGAGACTTCCGAACGGGTTATTCCGATCATCGACGGGATTCTCGGTGATGCAAACTATGAGGAAGCTGCTGTCAACATCCAGAACAATGGGCTTATCGCCGATCTGCCATCCTGGTTGGTTGTTGAGGTTCCTGCCATGATCAACAAGACGGGAGTGAATGGGATCAAAATGGATGGAATGCCCAAAGGCTTTTTGGCATTGCTCCGTTCGTACGCCGGTGTGTATGACTTGACCGCCGAGGCGATCATACACAGGAAAAAAGAATATGCCATCCAGGCCTTGCTGGCAAACCCAGTGGTGAACCAGGCCTCGTCACTAGAGGCATTGCTCGATCGGATGATCAGCAAGCAGGAAAAGTGGTTGGGATATTTGCAGTAA
- a CDS encoding LacI family DNA-binding transcriptional regulator, protein MSTIKEISRKAGVSPTTVANVVYGRTTKVSPAIREKVQAILEAEKYTPNMGAMMLLRNNSKIIGVIMFTEPRHNETVLEDPFSSAILGAMEREIRSNGYYMMLYISSDEEEVVRLSKAWKMDGLVLVWVPGTICRIINSSIDVPLVYIDCFFNDEDHVYHNIGLEDRKGGYEVTKHLLSMGHTNIVFLPCNPIFPGGDSERFSGCKDAFAEQGMVLSDTARVPLPYDRTKREKIYMQLAGKDAGYTALVFSSDYYASEALTYLQEHGFRIPQDISITGFDDNIFSRLVTPRLTTVHQDSSKKGLLAIQMLMRLIQGQDVEPARVTLPIYLQIRDSVRKL, encoded by the coding sequence ATGTCAACAATCAAGGAAATTTCCCGAAAAGCCGGAGTAAGCCCCACGACCGTTGCAAACGTTGTATACGGTCGCACCACCAAGGTATCTCCCGCAATCCGAGAGAAAGTGCAAGCAATACTTGAAGCTGAAAAATATACTCCCAACATGGGAGCCATGATGTTGCTGCGCAATAATTCCAAAATTATCGGCGTGATCATGTTCACCGAGCCAAGGCATAATGAAACAGTTCTGGAAGATCCGTTTTCTTCAGCCATCCTTGGAGCAATGGAACGGGAGATACGCAGCAACGGTTATTACATGATGCTGTATATCTCAAGCGATGAAGAGGAAGTTGTCCGTCTCTCGAAAGCTTGGAAAATGGATGGACTGGTGTTGGTCTGGGTTCCTGGTACTATTTGCAGAATCATCAATTCCAGTATCGATGTTCCCTTGGTTTACATCGATTGCTTTTTCAATGATGAGGATCATGTCTATCACAATATCGGGTTGGAAGACAGGAAAGGGGGCTATGAGGTGACTAAGCATCTCCTCTCGATGGGACACACCAACATAGTATTCCTTCCTTGCAATCCCATTTTCCCCGGCGGCGACTCTGAACGTTTTTCTGGATGCAAGGATGCCTTTGCAGAACAGGGAATGGTTCTCTCTGATACAGCAAGGGTGCCCCTGCCGTATGACCGCACAAAGCGTGAGAAAATCTATATGCAGCTCGCCGGCAAAGATGCAGGGTACACCGCTTTGGTGTTCTCCTCGGATTACTATGCCTCCGAAGCCCTTACCTATCTGCAGGAACATGGATTTCGCATCCCCCAGGACATTTCGATCACCGGCTTCGATGACAATATTTTTTCCCGGCTGGTGACTCCGCGGTTGACAACCGTCCATCAGGATTCCAGTAAAAAGGGCTTGCTTGCCATACAGATGCTTATGAGACTCATACAGGGTCAGGACGTAGAGCCTGCCAGAGTAACCCTCCCGATTTATTTACAGATACGGGATTCAGTGAGAAAACTCTAG
- a CDS encoding transporter substrate-binding domain-containing protein: protein MKKTTVLLVVLLLSVSGLLIAQGKQEAPAASQAKVLRVAMECGYAPYNWTQTTNANGAVPIANSKDFAYGYDVMMAKLIAERLGYALEIVKLDWDSLVPAVQSGTVDCVIAGQSITSERKQMVDFTSPYYYASIVCLTNGDSKYASATGITDLAGGSATSQLGTIWYDTCLPQIPNAKILPAQESAPAMLVALNSKRVDFICTDMPTAKAAIIAYPSMKILDFAGSKDDFQVSEEEINIGISVSKKNPELTKAINSLLDTLTVDDFNSMMESAISVQPLSN from the coding sequence ATGAAGAAAACTACTGTTCTGCTCGTAGTCCTGTTGCTTAGCGTATCGGGCTTGCTGATCGCACAAGGCAAGCAGGAAGCACCTGCCGCATCACAGGCCAAGGTGCTGCGTGTTGCCATGGAATGCGGATACGCCCCGTACAACTGGACGCAGACTACCAATGCCAATGGAGCAGTTCCCATCGCAAACTCGAAGGACTTTGCCTATGGGTATGATGTCATGATGGCCAAGTTGATCGCCGAGCGTCTTGGTTACGCTCTTGAGATAGTGAAGCTTGACTGGGATTCCTTGGTACCGGCAGTACAGTCAGGAACCGTCGATTGCGTTATCGCCGGCCAGTCCATCACTTCCGAACGCAAGCAAATGGTTGACTTCACCTCCCCGTACTACTATGCCTCAATCGTCTGCCTGACCAATGGGGACAGTAAGTACGCCTCAGCTACAGGCATCACCGACCTTGCCGGCGGCTCAGCAACCAGCCAGCTGGGAACCATCTGGTACGACACCTGTCTTCCCCAGATTCCCAATGCAAAGATTCTTCCCGCCCAGGAATCTGCTCCGGCGATGCTAGTTGCCCTGAACAGCAAGCGTGTTGATTTCATCTGTACCGATATGCCCACAGCAAAGGCTGCCATAATCGCCTACCCAAGCATGAAGATTCTCGACTTCGCAGGCTCAAAGGATGACTTTCAGGTCAGTGAAGAGGAAATCAACATTGGAATTTCCGTCTCCAAGAAGAATCCCGAGCTGACCAAGGCAATCAACAGCCTGCTGGATACCCTTACCGTCGATGACTTCAATTCCATGATGGAAAGCGCCATCTCTGTCCAGCCTTTGTCGAATTAA
- a CDS encoding amino acid ABC transporter permease, producing the protein MSISEMNFFQRMLYILQEYSGSLAKGAATTMVIAIICTALGCVIGFAVGIVQTLEPKKKDNLAYKIILRIIKLILTAYVELFRGTPMMLQAAFIYYGASQVFGLNLGMWEAAILIVSINTGAYMAETVRGGILSVDNGQTEGAKAIGMNHFQTMLTVILPQALRNIMPQIGNNLIINIKDTCVLSIIGTVELFFTFKSISGALYTYFEAATVILIIYFILTFVSSRILLAWENRMDGPANFDLATTDTLAFTSGMINFPRKQKRRI; encoded by the coding sequence ATGTCGATATCTGAAATGAACTTTTTCCAGAGGATGCTCTACATCCTCCAGGAGTACAGCGGCTCCCTTGCAAAAGGGGCCGCTACCACCATGGTTATAGCCATAATCTGCACAGCCTTGGGCTGTGTCATCGGCTTTGCAGTCGGTATTGTGCAGACCTTGGAACCAAAGAAGAAGGACAACCTCGCCTATAAGATTATCCTGAGAATCATCAAGCTGATCCTCACGGCCTACGTCGAGCTCTTCCGCGGGACTCCCATGATGCTGCAAGCAGCCTTCATCTACTATGGAGCCAGCCAGGTCTTCGGTCTGAATCTGGGAATGTGGGAGGCAGCCATCCTGATTGTTTCCATCAACACCGGTGCCTATATGGCCGAAACCGTCCGTGGAGGCATCCTCTCGGTTGATAACGGGCAGACCGAAGGGGCCAAGGCCATCGGTATGAACCATTTCCAAACCATGCTCACAGTAATCCTGCCTCAAGCACTTCGGAACATAATGCCCCAGATCGGCAACAACCTGATCATCAACATCAAGGATACGTGCGTACTGTCCATCATCGGCACTGTGGAGCTGTTCTTCACCTTCAAGAGCATCTCAGGTGCCCTGTATACCTACTTCGAGGCGGCAACGGTCATACTCATCATCTATTTCATCCTCACGTTCGTCTCCTCAAGAATTCTGCTTGCTTGGGAAAACCGGATGGATGGTCCTGCAAACTTCGACCTTGCCACCACGGATACCCTGGCTTTCACCAGTGGCATGATCAACTTTCCGCGCAAGCAAAAGAGGAGAATCTGA
- a CDS encoding amino acid ABC transporter ATP-binding protein: MSEILQVEHLSKTFGTNQVLKDIDFQVRSGDVTSIIGASGSGKSTLLRCINLLETATSGKILFHGQNILADHVNEAKYRAKVGMVFQSFNLFNNHTVLSNCMVGQLKVLRKSKQEAYQDALRYLDKVGMTSHINAKPHQLSGGQKQRVAIARALAMQPEILLFDEPTSALDPETVGEVLDVMKTLAKEGTTMLVVTHEMAFARDVSSHVVYMLDGKIEEEGEPRELFIHPKSPQLKEFLSRFTSDTGHQGSQP, translated from the coding sequence ATGAGTGAAATCCTGCAGGTAGAACACCTTTCAAAGACCTTTGGGACCAACCAAGTTCTCAAGGATATCGATTTTCAGGTGCGCTCAGGGGATGTCACCTCAATCATCGGAGCCTCAGGTTCAGGCAAATCCACCTTGCTTCGATGCATCAATCTCCTGGAAACCGCCACCTCGGGCAAAATTCTCTTTCATGGCCAGAATATTCTAGCCGACCACGTAAACGAGGCAAAATACCGTGCAAAGGTAGGGATGGTTTTCCAATCCTTCAACCTCTTCAACAATCATACGGTGCTCAGCAATTGTATGGTCGGCCAGCTCAAGGTACTGAGGAAATCGAAGCAAGAGGCCTATCAAGATGCCCTACGCTACCTGGACAAGGTGGGCATGACCAGCCATATCAATGCCAAGCCACATCAGCTCAGCGGCGGACAAAAACAACGCGTAGCAATTGCACGAGCCTTGGCCATGCAACCGGAAATCCTTCTGTTTGATGAACCGACTTCTGCATTGGACCCTGAAACGGTGGGAGAAGTGCTCGATGTCATGAAGACTTTGGCAAAAGAGGGAACCACCATGCTGGTCGTCACCCACGAGATGGCCTTTGCACGGGATGTCTCCAGCCATGTGGTCTACATGCTGGACGGCAAGATTGAGGAGGAAGGCGAGCCCAGAGAGCTCTTCATCCACCCCAAAAGCCCTCAGCTCAAGGAGTTTCTCAGCCGGTTCACCAGCGACACAGGCCATCAGGGCAGCCAGCCTTAA
- a CDS encoding GGDEF domain-containing phosphodiesterase: MHYYGVTLLSSILMLAILFDVIRFPLLRKDRGSWFFSELTIAYSIYVVLSLSLMLDKQGVISFPLTVHRVVWAAHALALPFMLSAWMHFNAINVMDDPKLVTILTIVHDIPLVVLAVLTIRDIPTQQFYPLNPTFEQLLPSSGSTYMLSLSAFYCFAMLMPTLGHRKNLQGSFLFISLLLPLSFAVSLFSLAITHSSLLFMMVNAFMLVLYYLVGQRDSITFDSLTGLPTEALLQRKLIRLFRFQTPYTIILVDIENFPYFIAKNGSVSADRLLVELALFLKTLGGSNEVFRIDQQQFCLCLPSSKGGSGGSVIQAIRQRMEQGWEVQGAPTFIQMNLGLLSIPKQAATLDEYHQAYKQMQSEIRSVRKRAVFVYTKKDALSQQQTMNIISALRASIRNPEQVLVHYQPMYDVQTGRIVSAEALMRINDEHLGFLNPSQFIFLAEQTGLIVHLTQILLAKVCTLIRQNLAKNALEYISVNLSGEDFTSRQMGQTLLSIIQQENIPSRKIGFEITESVVLQSYDMVADVMLELSLKDIKFALDDFGTGYSNLQALMDLPYAYVKFDKSVIQGAMSNPTMLTLLSDMLHKLGKVLIAEGVETEQQLEMIKKIGIERVQGYYYSKPLEKEAFLELVG, from the coding sequence ATGCACTATTATGGGGTCACCTTGCTTTCGAGCATTCTCATGCTCGCAATTCTTTTTGATGTCATAAGGTTTCCCTTATTGAGAAAAGATAGAGGAAGCTGGTTCTTTTCTGAATTGACCATTGCATATTCAATCTATGTCGTGCTCTCCTTGAGCTTGATGCTGGACAAGCAAGGGGTGATTAGTTTTCCCCTGACTGTTCATCGTGTAGTGTGGGCCGCACATGCCCTGGCGCTTCCCTTCATGCTTTCTGCGTGGATGCATTTCAATGCCATCAATGTCATGGATGATCCCAAGCTGGTAACCATCCTTACAATCGTACATGACATTCCGTTGGTAGTCTTGGCAGTACTGACAATCCGGGACATCCCCACACAACAGTTCTATCCACTTAATCCAACTTTTGAACAGTTGCTTCCTTCATCAGGAAGTACCTATATGCTCTCATTATCGGCTTTCTACTGCTTTGCCATGCTTATGCCTACGCTGGGCCATAGGAAAAACCTCCAAGGCTCCTTCCTCTTCATTTCCCTGCTGTTGCCGCTCTCGTTTGCTGTTTCTCTGTTCTCTCTGGCAATAACCCATTCCTCCTTGCTATTCATGATGGTCAATGCCTTCATGCTCGTCCTCTATTACCTTGTCGGCCAGCGGGACTCCATTACGTTCGACAGTCTGACCGGTCTTCCCACCGAGGCTTTGCTGCAACGCAAGTTGATTCGTTTGTTCCGTTTCCAGACTCCCTACACCATCATTTTGGTGGACATTGAAAATTTTCCCTACTTCATCGCGAAAAATGGGTCGGTATCTGCCGATCGGTTGCTTGTCGAGCTTGCACTGTTTCTCAAGACCCTGGGCGGCTCGAATGAAGTCTTTCGTATCGACCAGCAACAGTTCTGTCTCTGCCTTCCTTCCAGCAAGGGCGGATCAGGCGGCTCGGTCATCCAGGCAATCCGTCAACGCATGGAGCAGGGTTGGGAAGTGCAGGGCGCTCCTACGTTCATCCAGATGAATCTTGGTTTACTCTCCATCCCCAAGCAAGCCGCAACGCTGGATGAATACCATCAGGCATACAAGCAGATGCAGTCTGAGATCAGATCGGTACGCAAACGGGCGGTATTCGTCTACACAAAGAAGGATGCCCTGAGCCAACAGCAGACGATGAACATTATTTCTGCACTTCGGGCATCGATCCGCAATCCCGAGCAGGTATTGGTGCACTATCAACCAATGTATGATGTGCAAACCGGGCGCATCGTCTCAGCAGAGGCACTGATGCGCATCAACGATGAGCATCTTGGGTTTCTGAATCCTTCACAGTTCATCTTTCTAGCTGAACAGACTGGTTTGATCGTCCACCTTACCCAGATCCTGCTTGCCAAGGTTTGCACCCTGATACGGCAGAACCTTGCCAAGAATGCCCTTGAGTATATCTCAGTGAATCTGAGCGGTGAGGATTTTACGTCCAGACAGATGGGCCAAACACTGCTTTCGATCATTCAACAGGAAAACATCCCGAGTAGGAAAATCGGCTTTGAGATTACCGAGTCTGTGGTCTTGCAGTCGTATGATATGGTCGCTGATGTGATGCTTGAACTCTCATTGAAGGACATCAAATTCGCCCTCGATGACTTCGGTACCGGATATTCCAATCTGCAGGCTCTGATGGACCTTCCCTATGCCTATGTGAAATTCGACAAGAGCGTCATACAAGGGGCCATGTCAAATCCAACCATGCTCACCCTGCTGTCGGATATGTTGCACAAGTTGGGCAAGGTACTTATCGCCGAGGGTGTGGAGACTGAACAGCAGTTGGAGATGATCAAAAAAATAGGTATCGAACGGGTACAGGGCTACTACTACTCCAAGCCTTTGGAGAAGGAAGCTTTTCTGGAGCTGGTAGGTTAA
- a CDS encoding LysR family transcriptional regulator — protein sequence MQILKYQAVLKAVELGNFTKAAEALHCTQSAISRMVKDLEEEWDLCLLQRSKQGVRLTSEGQALYPTLQRICNEQHGLETQVGSLHQFESGSIRIGTVSSIATHLLPPALMKFKQGFPNIHFELLMGEYEEIAQWIRTGRVDFGFLRLPVGDDMDVRVLLEDPLLVVLPNNHPLCLLKEIPPKSLEEYPFILLSRTGSAEVPALVQQKHLALSVHYRTWDDYAVMAMVEQGLGISILPSLIVTRCSYTITTRTLEGGAFRTLVLAQRKGSIPSLAVQEFLPFL from the coding sequence ATGCAAATACTTAAATATCAAGCTGTATTAAAGGCAGTGGAACTTGGGAATTTTACCAAAGCTGCCGAGGCCTTGCACTGTACACAATCGGCGATAAGCCGAATGGTGAAAGATCTTGAAGAAGAATGGGATTTGTGTTTACTTCAGCGAAGCAAGCAAGGAGTTCGTCTCACCAGTGAGGGACAGGCTCTCTATCCCACACTCCAGCGGATTTGTAATGAGCAACACGGCTTGGAAACGCAGGTGGGATCTCTGCACCAGTTCGAGTCGGGATCGATTCGCATCGGTACTGTATCTAGCATTGCTACTCATCTATTGCCCCCCGCTCTTATGAAATTCAAGCAGGGTTTTCCCAACATCCATTTTGAACTACTGATGGGAGAATACGAGGAGATTGCGCAATGGATACGAACAGGGCGGGTCGATTTTGGCTTCCTTCGACTTCCTGTGGGTGACGACATGGATGTTCGGGTGCTCCTTGAAGATCCTCTGCTAGTAGTTCTGCCAAATAATCATCCGCTCTGCCTGCTCAAGGAAATTCCGCCCAAGTCTCTGGAAGAGTATCCTTTCATTTTGCTCTCTCGGACAGGCAGTGCGGAAGTTCCTGCTCTTGTGCAACAGAAACATCTTGCACTTTCTGTACACTACAGGACCTGGGATGACTATGCGGTGATGGCAATGGTGGAACAAGGCTTGGGAATCAGTATTCTTCCCTCACTCATTGTAACGCGGTGCTCGTATACCATTACCACACGAACTCTGGAAGGTGGTGCTTTCCGTACCTTGGTGCTGGCCCAAAGGAAGGGATCCATTCCCTCGTTGGCCGTACAGGAATTTTTGCCGTTTCTCTGA
- a CDS encoding DMT family transporter, translated as MQTPLLQYLSALLLFGSNGVIASHIQADSLTIVFFRTTLGFFGLLLVHLLSSKSKHAATETKQIGLLVQSGVYMGLGWASLYKAYTLIGVGVSSLLYYTGPIIVLVVSIVRKKEPYNHRILVACLLVIMGMLLIQGDADLQGKSTQGMLYGLFSGCMYAVMVLTNRQVGKGSGLVHTLCQLGGSTLVVTLVIFLSHRFTYPQTAVSWLNILVLGLGNTALGCFLYFNSIAALPLKSVAILGYLEPVSAVFFSILFLKESFGLEKLIGCACIVLAALWTERIKSPRYTEV; from the coding sequence ATGCAAACGCCTTTGCTTCAGTACCTTTCCGCCCTGTTGCTCTTCGGTTCCAACGGGGTTATTGCCAGCCATATCCAAGCCGATAGCCTTACCATAGTATTCTTTCGCACCACCCTTGGCTTTTTTGGTTTGCTTCTGGTCCATCTCCTTTCCTCAAAGTCCAAGCATGCAGCGACAGAAACAAAGCAAATCGGGCTCCTAGTGCAAAGCGGCGTGTATATGGGCTTGGGTTGGGCATCGCTGTACAAAGCCTACACCCTGATCGGGGTGGGGGTATCGTCGCTCTTGTACTATACCGGGCCGATCATTGTTCTCGTAGTTTCGATTGTTCGGAAGAAGGAGCCGTACAATCATCGCATCCTTGTTGCGTGTCTTTTGGTGATCATGGGCATGCTTCTGATACAAGGCGATGCCGATTTGCAAGGCAAGTCGACGCAAGGCATGCTCTACGGCTTGTTCTCAGGTTGCATGTATGCCGTCATGGTCCTGACCAACCGCCAAGTCGGCAAAGGATCGGGCTTGGTACACACGCTTTGCCAACTAGGTGGAAGCACGTTGGTGGTAACGTTGGTCATATTTCTCTCCCATAGATTCACCTATCCCCAGACTGCCGTCTCCTGGTTGAACATTCTTGTGCTAGGACTAGGAAACACCGCTTTGGGTTGTTTTCTCTATTTCAATTCCATTGCGGCCCTTCCGCTCAAATCGGTTGCCATTCTGGGGTATTTGGAGCCAGTTTCAGCAGTATTCTTTTCCATCCTCTTCCTTAAGGAGTCGTTCGGCCTGGAAAAACTGATCGGATGCGCCTGTATTGTCCTTGCAGCCCTTTGGACCGAGCGAATAAAGAGTCCCCGCTACACAGAAGTGTAG
- a CDS encoding bifunctional diguanylate cyclase/phosphodiesterase, translated as MAKKLLVVGSSAEDASLIGTAMAGYEVVLAKDGKQALELAAGLSDLVLIIIDAIANTFDALLLLHTLEQNPRYAIMLITDSGDGVSLLHQPLTSDAVSKQVQQVLRKDHSKLLNEQSFLFNAIFWQAPIGISISHGIGPIDGPINEVFSVNPRFEAITGRTSQELKAIGWAVITHPDDLEADLTQFKRLQAGEIQSYSLEKRYIKPDGTYVWVSLVVAALKIQSDHSYSHICLVQDISQRKKAEQLLAESERSKSVLLSHLPGLAYRTKYDRDWTVLYVSKGCKALTGYDSESLLGNRDLSFNDLIVPCYQEDIRREWDRVLPLHQMFTYEYEIITRDGKRKWVWENGQGFYTKQGEVEELEGIILDISNRKNVEQELMYNNEHDIWTGLFNRQYLERLLRLDAQLHPSLKRAVLAVNISALHFANMTYGFQYTQEVVKKVSSALQVLTSEQCLLCKTHEYRFSFYIKNYHTKQDLIDFCKRISSLLESFLIIEGINWGIGIVEIKKETAEDVEQLLRNLLVASEKALQQLQGDICCCFFDAAMEEQLYQEEEITAELSRIASGEGSGSLFLNYQPILELATNKIVGFEALARLQIPSLGLISPLQFIPITEKTKLIIPLGDSIILQALRFLNTLQNSGYADIGISINISAIQLLKHDFITHLLQMISSMQVDPQNICLEITESVFASNYQDINKVLGHLQSQGIQIAIDDFGTGYSSLARERELNINCLKIDKFFIDKLMTLTEEEAITGDIISLAHKLGHCVVAEGIEHERQLQYLRKFGCDKIQGFLFSKPLDEQAALSFLKAQT; from the coding sequence TTGGCTAAGAAACTCTTGGTGGTTGGCTCCTCAGCTGAGGATGCTTCACTCATCGGCACTGCCATGGCTGGGTATGAGGTGGTTCTTGCCAAGGATGGAAAGCAAGCCTTGGAATTGGCAGCCGGACTTTCAGATTTGGTGCTGATCATCATCGATGCAATAGCCAATACCTTCGATGCGCTCTTGTTGCTTCATACCTTGGAGCAGAATCCCCGGTATGCCATTATGTTGATCACCGATTCCGGTGATGGTGTTTCGCTTCTTCACCAACCGCTCACCTCTGATGCTGTATCCAAGCAGGTACAACAGGTGTTGCGTAAGGATCACAGCAAATTGCTCAATGAGCAATCGTTCCTCTTCAATGCCATTTTCTGGCAGGCTCCAATCGGCATTTCCATTTCCCATGGCATCGGGCCCATCGATGGACCCATCAACGAGGTATTCAGTGTCAATCCCCGTTTCGAAGCGATTACCGGAAGAACAAGTCAGGAGTTGAAAGCAATCGGATGGGCCGTTATTACCCATCCGGATGACCTAGAGGCCGACCTTACCCAGTTCAAGCGATTACAGGCAGGCGAAATCCAAAGCTATTCGCTTGAGAAGCGGTATATCAAGCCCGATGGTACGTATGTGTGGGTTTCCCTTGTTGTGGCCGCATTGAAAATCCAGAGTGATCACTCGTACAGTCATATCTGCTTGGTGCAGGATATCTCACAGCGTAAAAAAGCCGAGCAGTTGCTTGCTGAAAGCGAACGCAGCAAATCAGTGCTGCTTTCCCACTTGCCAGGCCTTGCCTATCGCACCAAGTACGACCGTGACTGGACCGTACTCTATGTTTCTAAGGGGTGCAAAGCCCTGACCGGGTATGATTCAGAAAGTCTGCTTGGGAATCGTGACCTTAGTTTCAACGATCTCATTGTGCCATGCTACCAAGAGGACATCCGTAGAGAATGGGACCGGGTGTTGCCGTTGCACCAGATGTTCACCTACGAGTATGAGATCATCACTCGCGATGGAAAACGCAAGTGGGTGTGGGAGAATGGACAGGGGTTCTATACTAAGCAAGGTGAAGTAGAGGAGCTTGAAGGGATAATTCTTGATATCTCAAACCGTAAGAATGTTGAGCAAGAGCTGATGTATAACAACGAGCATGACATTTGGACGGGCTTGTTCAACCGCCAGTACCTAGAGAGGCTGCTTCGCTTGGATGCACAGCTGCATCCAAGTCTTAAGCGGGCCGTACTAGCTGTCAATATCAGTGCTCTGCATTTTGCGAACATGACCTATGGCTTTCAATATACCCAGGAGGTAGTAAAGAAGGTCTCATCGGCCTTGCAGGTGCTCACCAGTGAGCAGTGTCTCCTCTGTAAGACCCATGAATATCGGTTTTCCTTCTATATAAAAAACTATCACACGAAACAGGATTTGATAGACTTCTGCAAGAGAATATCTTCTCTTTTGGAATCTTTCTTGATCATTGAGGGTATCAATTGGGGTATCGGCATTGTTGAGATCAAAAAAGAGACGGCCGAGGATGTTGAACAGTTGCTGCGTAATTTGCTGGTAGCCTCGGAGAAAGCATTGCAGCAACTGCAAGGTGATATTTGCTGCTGCTTCTTTGATGCTGCAATGGAGGAACAACTCTATCAGGAGGAGGAAATCACCGCTGAGCTCAGTCGCATTGCATCAGGCGAAGGCAGCGGCTCTTTGTTTCTGAACTACCAGCCGATTCTCGAGCTTGCAACCAATAAGATTGTTGGGTTTGAAGCCTTGGCCCGCCTGCAGATTCCCTCTTTGGGCCTTATCTCACCGCTACAGTTCATTCCGATTACGGAAAAAACCAAACTCATCATTCCCCTTGGCGATTCCATTATTCTCCAAGCCCTGCGGTTTCTCAACACGTTGCAAAACTCTGGGTATGCCGATATTGGCATTTCCATCAATATTTCAGCCATTCAGTTGCTGAAGCACGACTTCATCACTCATTTGCTTCAGATGATCAGTTCGATGCAGGTCGATCCTCAGAATATCTGCCTGGAGATTACCGAGTCGGTATTTGCTTCGAACTATCAGGACATCAACAAGGTCCTCGGCCATCTGCAAAGTCAGGGTATCCAAATAGCGATCGATGACTTCGGCACCGGTTACTCGTCACTCGCCCGTGAACGGGAACTGAACATCAACTGCCTGAAAATCGACAAGTTCTTCATCGATAAACTGATGACACTCACCGAAGAAGAAGCTATCACCGGGGACATAATCAGCCTTGCCCATAAGCTTGGCCACTGTGTCGTGGCTGAGGGGATAGAGCATGAAAGGCAGCTGCAGTACCTGAGAAAATTCGGGTGTGACAAAATCCAGGGATTTCTCTTCAGTAAACCGTTGGATGAGCAAGCAGCCTTATCGTTTCTCAAAGCACAAACCTAG